One genomic region from Synergistales bacterium encodes:
- a CDS encoding ACT domain-containing protein, with protein sequence MNEQQENRAVITVVGRDTVGIIAGITGVISAKGINIKDISQTIVGGLFTMIAVVDLATGAGDLGELREALENEGRRLGVQVTVQHEDVFNYMHRV encoded by the coding sequence GTGAACGAACAGCAGGAAAACAGAGCGGTGATCACCGTGGTGGGACGCGATACCGTGGGGATCATCGCGGGGATCACCGGCGTGATCTCCGCGAAGGGGATCAACATCAAGGATATCAGCCAGACCATCGTGGGTGGTCTCTTTACCATGATCGCCGTGGTGGATCTGGCCACAGGCGCCGGGGATCTGGGCGAGCTCCGGGAGGCCCTGGAGAACGAGGGAAGGCGTCTGGGTGTCCAGGTAACGGTCCAGCACGAGGACGTCTTCAACTACATGCACAGGGTATAG
- a CDS encoding DMT family transporter, with amino-acid sequence MSASQQSGGEAAASPFLALGMLMAATAVVSWGASFTATKIALRGASPLTIIWIRFGLGIVILLPVLLGKGRSLPRGREWLTCGLLGFLGVPVHQLLQTTGLKTAQAATSAWIISTMPVFIALLGFCLLGERLRRIGVLGIALAAGGVLLVVSNGDLAALKPGGAVGFGDFLIFCSAVNWAVYTVLSRRWLGGDNPTRTLLWAIILGWLMTTALYVLQGPTEELMSLSAATWWSLAFLGFLCSGLAYAFWNGALQILPASHAGVFMYLNPLSATAVAAVLLGEAVTWATLSGGAAILTGVWMVNRSR; translated from the coding sequence ATGTCTGCAAGCCAACAGTCCGGGGGAGAGGCGGCGGCCTCTCCCTTTCTGGCGCTCGGAATGCTGATGGCGGCCACCGCCGTGGTTTCCTGGGGGGCTTCCTTTACGGCGACGAAGATCGCCCTGCGGGGGGCCTCGCCGCTGACCATCATATGGATCCGGTTCGGCCTGGGCATTGTGATCCTCCTGCCTGTGCTGCTGGGGAAGGGCCGATCGCTGCCCCGGGGGCGGGAGTGGCTGACCTGCGGTCTGCTGGGCTTTCTGGGGGTGCCGGTCCACCAGCTGCTGCAGACCACCGGACTGAAGACCGCTCAGGCGGCCACCTCGGCCTGGATCATCTCCACCATGCCTGTCTTCATCGCCCTCCTGGGGTTCTGTCTCCTCGGGGAGCGCCTCCGGAGGATCGGCGTGCTGGGGATCGCCCTGGCTGCAGGGGGTGTGCTCCTGGTGGTCTCCAACGGCGATCTCGCTGCCCTCAAGCCGGGCGGGGCCGTGGGATTCGGGGACTTTCTGATCTTCTGCAGCGCCGTCAACTGGGCGGTCTATACGGTGCTCTCCCGGCGCTGGCTGGGCGGAGACAACCCCACCCGGACGCTGCTCTGGGCGATCATTCTGGGGTGGCTGATGACTACGGCGCTCTACGTGCTGCAGGGACCCACGGAGGAGCTGATGTCGCTTTCCGCGGCGACCTGGTGGAGTCTGGCTTTTCTCGGGTTCCTCTGCTCGGGTCTGGCCTACGCCTTCTGGAACGGGGCGCTCCAGATCCTGCCGGCCTCCCACGCCGGGGTCTTCATGTACCTGAACCCCCTGTCGGCCACGGCTGTGGCGGCGGTGCTTCTGGGCGAGGCCGTGACCTGGGCGACGCTGTCGGGGGGTGCCGCGATCCTGACCGGTGTCTGGATGGTCAACCGCTCGCGGTGA